A single region of the Streptococcus macedonicus ACA-DC 198 genome encodes:
- the cmk gene encoding Cytidylate kinase, protein MKSIRIAIDGPASSGKSTVAKIIAKNLGYTYLDTGAMYRSATYLALQNGLTENNVQEILEALSKHPISFGRAEDGSQTVFVGDKDVTLAIRQNDVTNNVSWVAAIPEVREELVEQQRRIAKNGAIIMDGRDIGTVVLPDAELKIFLIASVEERAERRFKENQEKGIETDFETLMREIAERDYKDSHRKVSPLKAADDAITFDTTGVDIDGVVKFIQEKAEKIIDMD, encoded by the coding sequence ATGAAATCAATTAGAATTGCGATTGATGGTCCTGCTTCAAGTGGAAAGAGTACAGTAGCCAAGATTATTGCTAAAAATCTTGGCTATACTTATCTTGACACTGGAGCAATGTATCGTTCAGCAACTTATCTAGCTTTGCAAAATGGATTAACAGAAAACAACGTCCAAGAAATTTTAGAAGCTTTGTCTAAGCACCCTATTTCTTTTGGACGTGCCGAAGATGGTAGTCAAACTGTTTTTGTTGGTGACAAAGATGTGACACTTGCTATCCGCCAAAATGATGTGACAAACAACGTTTCTTGGGTGGCAGCTATACCAGAAGTTCGCGAAGAACTGGTTGAGCAACAACGTCGCATTGCTAAAAATGGTGCTATCATCATGGATGGTCGTGACATTGGAACGGTTGTTTTACCAGATGCAGAATTGAAAATTTTCTTGATTGCGTCGGTAGAAGAACGAGCAGAACGTCGTTTTAAAGAAAACCAAGAAAAAGGTATTGAAACGGATTTTGAAACATTGATGCGTGAAATTGCAGAACGTGATTACAAAGACAGTCATCGTAAAGTTTCACCGTTGAAAGCTGCTGATGATGCCATTACTTTTGATACAACTGGTGTTGATATCGACGGTGTTGTCAAATTTATTCAAGAAAAAGCAGAAAAAATCATTGACATGGATTAG
- a CDS encoding N-acetylmuramoyl-L-alanine amidase: MIIGAFLSSSLVLADENTTISTTAENVQTEQVSSTTENNVADTSVFEVEQATELSSEQPLVEDSNNETTVSENNSSIASATTDTTDATVVANESALSDTSDNLGANTKAEEVSEDSQTAEVAETSTTITSAVDEEVTEDDNETETLKVNTDTVSEVNTASLTTSLVQATAKKVTSTQTQKSLVEASVSGNTLSIQYNGTITAGESLKFAAWSDNNDQDDLVWSDASFAGTALASYENHSGYETYHIHTYSFETGKAVGLNATDIVIEKSNVQTTITKVDDNTYKVTVINVPIYIKSVSLPVWSTVNGQDDIDWLTATKEDSSTYTGTISLKDHHYDSGDYNVYVYGQSKLGNQFIGLAVTKGFTVTETSATAPTITVSNYDKDSGVLTVTVSETSASKQLKFIRVVAWSESDQSNLYWYTTSDITNGTASLTVDEKYHDYIKGDYTVHVYVDFSDGTTSGYNLGSYTFNADQPVQQESSYFIDISSHNGVISVTEFLSLKSQGITGVVVKLTEGTSYTNPYASSQISNAQAAGLKVSAYHYSHYETAAEAKAEAQYFVSVAKSLGLSSSTVMVNDMESSEMLNGDINVSTRAWKEEMSRLGYGDLVYYTMASWLDIKGGKVSTSTFGMSNFWVAHYVYGYTYLDQETAKSLAYYSSAAAWQYTNVSPKLSHDLDENIDYTGRFTW, encoded by the coding sequence GTGATTATTGGGGCTTTTCTAAGTTCAAGTTTAGTTTTAGCAGATGAAAACACAACGATTTCTACAACAGCTGAGAATGTTCAAACGGAGCAAGTTTCATCAACGACAGAAAACAATGTTGCAGATACATCTGTATTTGAAGTAGAACAAGCAACGGAATTGTCATCTGAACAGCCACTTGTAGAAGATAGCAATAACGAAACAACGGTTTCTGAAAATAATTCTTCAATAGCTTCAGCAACTACAGACACAACAGATGCGACAGTAGTAGCTAATGAGTCAGCATTGTCTGATACGTCTGATAATCTTGGTGCCAATACAAAAGCAGAAGAAGTCAGCGAGGATTCTCAAACAGCAGAAGTAGCAGAAACAAGCACTACAATCACTAGTGCTGTGGATGAAGAAGTTACGGAAGATGACAATGAGACTGAAACTTTGAAGGTGAATACTGATACTGTTTCTGAAGTCAATACAGCAAGTCTTACGACGTCATTGGTGCAAGCAACAGCAAAGAAAGTGACTTCAACCCAGACTCAAAAATCATTAGTAGAGGCTTCTGTTTCTGGAAATACGCTTTCCATTCAATATAATGGAACTATCACAGCAGGAGAATCTCTAAAATTTGCGGCTTGGTCTGATAATAATGACCAAGATGATTTGGTTTGGTCTGATGCAAGTTTTGCTGGAACAGCTTTAGCATCATATGAAAATCATTCAGGATATGAAACTTATCATATTCACACGTATTCATTTGAAACAGGTAAAGCTGTTGGTTTGAATGCGACAGATATTGTTATTGAAAAGTCAAATGTTCAAACAACTATTACCAAAGTTGATGACAATACCTACAAAGTCACGGTGATAAATGTGCCAATTTATATCAAATCAGTATCTTTACCAGTTTGGAGTACGGTAAACGGACAAGATGATATTGATTGGTTAACTGCGACTAAAGAAGATTCATCAACTTATACTGGTACCATTTCATTGAAAGATCATCATTATGATTCAGGTGACTACAATGTTTACGTTTATGGGCAAAGCAAACTCGGCAATCAGTTTATCGGCTTAGCTGTAACCAAAGGTTTTACAGTCACAGAAACAAGTGCAACAGCACCAACAATAACTGTTTCAAATTATGATAAAGATAGTGGAGTATTGACTGTTACAGTCTCTGAGACAAGCGCAAGTAAGCAATTGAAATTCATTCGTGTAGTGGCTTGGTCAGAAAGTGATCAATCTAACCTTTACTGGTACACAACATCAGATATTACTAATGGCACCGCAAGCTTAACAGTAGATGAAAAGTATCATGATTACATCAAAGGTGATTATACGGTGCATGTCTATGTTGATTTTAGTGATGGGACAACATCAGGTTATAATCTAGGTAGCTATACTTTTAATGCAGACCAACCTGTTCAGCAAGAATCGTCCTATTTCATTGATATCAGTAGTCATAATGGCGTTATTTCAGTTACTGAATTCCTATCATTGAAGAGTCAAGGAATTACAGGTGTGGTTGTTAAATTGACAGAAGGAACAAGTTATACCAATCCATATGCAAGTTCTCAAATTAGCAATGCACAAGCTGCTGGTTTGAAAGTTTCAGCTTATCATTATTCACATTATGAAACGGCTGCGGAAGCTAAAGCCGAAGCGCAATACTTTGTTTCGGTTGCAAAATCATTAGGACTTTCAAGTTCAACAGTTATGGTTAATGATATGGAATCTTCAGAAATGCTAAATGGAGATATTAATGTTAGCACGCGAGCTTGGAAAGAAGAAATGAGTCGCCTTGGTTATGGTGACTTGGTTTACTATACAATGGCAAGTTGGTTGGATATCAAGGGCGGAAAAGTTAGCACATCAACATTTGGCATGTCTAATTTCTGGGTAGCTCACTATGTTTATGGATATACCTATTTAGACCAAGAAACAGCTAAATCCCTTGCTTATTATTCATCAGCAGCGGCATGGCAATATACAAATGTATCACCTAAATTATCACATGATTTAGATGAAAACATTGATTATACTGGTCGCTTCACATGGTAA
- a CDS encoding Glucan-binding protein B, putative, translating into MSKLKTALLSTVVLGATCLSHPVFADQQGNAMISKTNYDSVSKTFEVIAQQSSNGKTIKQVDAAVWSEENGQDDIKWYSTSDISNGQARVRFNLANHGNHAGNYITHVYTNYADGSRSGVVMENTWISPKAPTLSLKDGGIRMSTDIYAPTNGTLYYAVWSEENGQDDIKWYADNGTGTTIADLKNHSGYGKYNIHTYVSQDGKMSGISCQDITINKQDVSYQINKINDTTYDVLVTNVPEYITSITVPVWSNVNGQDDIKWYTTTKIGEGTYKAQVNLANHGYTSGDYSVHIYGQNAISNNFEGLRVTSGFNVVNVSKPSAAPSPRITTYINETNTYPVGQCTWAVKTLAPWIPNWLGNAGGWATNAKTKGFRTGSTPRVGSIAVWPNDGGGYGHVAYVADVASNTRIQVKESNYAGNQYIANFRGWFNPLDSFWGGSVTYIYPD; encoded by the coding sequence TTGAGTAAACTTAAAACAGCTTTATTGTCAACGGTTGTACTAGGTGCAACTTGTCTTTCACATCCAGTTTTTGCTGATCAGCAAGGAAATGCTATGATTTCTAAAACTAATTATGATTCAGTGAGTAAAACTTTTGAAGTTATTGCTCAACAATCAAGTAATGGTAAGACTATTAAACAAGTAGATGCAGCTGTATGGTCGGAAGAAAATGGTCAGGATGATATTAAGTGGTATTCAACTTCCGATATTTCGAATGGTCAAGCTAGGGTTCGGTTTAATTTAGCTAATCATGGTAATCATGCGGGAAATTATATCACGCATGTTTATACTAACTACGCTGATGGCAGCAGATCAGGTGTTGTTATGGAGAATACATGGATCAGTCCTAAGGCACCGACACTCAGTCTCAAAGATGGTGGTATTCGAATGTCTACGGATATTTATGCTCCAACTAATGGAACGCTATATTATGCTGTTTGGTCAGAGGAAAATGGTCAGGATGATATTAAGTGGTATGCTGATAATGGTACAGGAACAACGATTGCTGACTTAAAAAATCATAGTGGATATGGCAAATACAATATCCATACATATGTATCACAAGATGGAAAAATGTCGGGGATTAGTTGTCAAGACATTACAATTAATAAGCAAGATGTTTCGTATCAGATTAACAAAATTAATGATACAACTTATGATGTATTAGTAACTAATGTACCAGAATACATTACTTCAATTACAGTACCAGTCTGGTCGAATGTAAATGGTCAAGATGATATCAAGTGGTATACAACAACAAAAATAGGGGAAGGAACCTATAAAGCTCAAGTCAATTTAGCGAATCATGGATATACTTCAGGAGACTATAGTGTCCATATCTATGGCCAAAATGCTATTAGTAACAATTTTGAAGGGTTAAGAGTAACATCGGGATTTAATGTGGTTAATGTTTCTAAACCAAGCGCTGCCCCATCCCCTCGTATCACGACATACATTAATGAAACGAATACTTACCCTGTTGGTCAGTGTACTTGGGCGGTGAAAACACTAGCGCCATGGATTCCGAATTGGCTTGGGAATGCTGGCGGCTGGGCCACAAATGCCAAAACTAAGGGATTTAGGACTGGCTCAACGCCACGTGTGGGGTCGATTGCAGTTTGGCCAAATGATGGTGGCGGTTATGGTCACGTAGCTTATGTGGCAGATGTAGCGAGTAATACACGTATTCAAGTTAAAGAATCTAATTACGCTGGAAATCAATACATAGCGAATTTCCGTGGTTGGTTTAATCCACTCGATTCATTCTGGGGTGGAAGTGTAACCTACATTTATCCAGATTAA
- the rpmI gene encoding LSU ribosomal protein L35p, translating into MPKQKTHRASAKRFKRTGSGGLKRFRAFTSHRFHGKTKKQRRHLRKAAMVHPGDFKRIKAMLSGLK; encoded by the coding sequence ATGCCAAAACAAAAAACTCACCGCGCATCAGCTAAACGTTTCAAACGTACAGGTTCTGGTGGATTGAAACGCTTCCGTGCGTTTACTTCACACCGTTTCCACGGTAAAACTAAAAAACAACGTCGTCATCTTCGCAAAGCCGCTATGGTGCACCCAGGAGATTTCAAACGTATTAAAGCAATGCTTTCAGGTCTTAAATAA
- a CDS encoding Pore forming protein EbsA gives MIKIFGKMRYHWQPELSWSIIYWSIAVAPMFIGLSLLFERTKIPSQFFILFAIFIVLVGLGFHRYFVIEENGRLRIVSLNPFEKSSVAIAQIKKIEVNKSGIIIKIKNQPDRIFYMRKWPKKYFLDALAVHPDFLGAVELIDNFIKLDYFEAYKANKKAPTK, from the coding sequence ATGATTAAAATCTTTGGAAAGATGCGATACCACTGGCAACCTGAGTTATCTTGGTCAATTATCTATTGGTCCATTGCTGTAGCGCCAATGTTTATCGGCTTATCATTACTGTTTGAGCGGACAAAAATACCAAGTCAATTTTTTATCTTATTTGCTATCTTTATTGTGCTGGTTGGTCTTGGTTTTCATCGGTATTTCGTTATCGAAGAAAATGGAAGATTACGGATTGTTTCTTTGAATCCTTTTGAAAAATCAAGCGTAGCGATTGCACAGATTAAAAAGATTGAAGTCAACAAATCTGGTATTATCATAAAAATTAAAAATCAGCCAGACCGTATTTTTTATATGAGAAAATGGCCTAAGAAATACTTTTTAGATGCTTTGGCAGTTCATCCTGACTTTCTTGGCGCAGTAGAATTGATAGACAATTTTATCAAGCTGGATTACTTTGAAGCTTACAAGGCTAACAAAAAAGCTCCTACAAAATAG
- the rplT gene encoding LSU ribosomal protein L20p, with protein sequence MARVKGGVVSRKRRKRVLKLAKGYYGAKHILFRTAKEQVMNSYYYAYRDRRQKKRDFRKLWITRINAAARMNGLSYSQLMHGLKLAEIEVNRKMLADLAVNDAAAFTALADAAKAKLGK encoded by the coding sequence ATGGCTCGTGTTAAAGGTGGCGTTGTATCACGCAAACGTCGTAAACGTGTATTGAAACTTGCTAAAGGTTACTATGGTGCAAAACATATCTTGTTCCGTACTGCAAAAGAACAAGTAATGAACTCTTACTACTATGCATACCGTGACCGTCGTCAGAAAAAACGTGATTTCCGTAAACTTTGGATCACACGTATCAATGCAGCAGCTCGTATGAATGGTTTGTCATACTCACAATTGATGCACGGTTTGAAATTAGCTGAAATCGAAGTTAACCGTAAAATGCTTGCTGATTTAGCAGTTAACGATGCAGCAGCTTTCACAGCTCTTGCAGATGCAGCTAAAGCTAAACTTGGTAAATAA
- a CDS encoding Tripeptide aminopeptidase yields the protein MSYENLLNRFLSYVKVNTRSNPDSTTTPSTQTQVDFALNVLKPEMEAVGLQDVHYLTNGYLVGTLPANDSTKTRKIGFIAHMDTADFNAEGIKPQVIENYAGGAIELGQSGYNLNPEEFPNLNNYLGQTLVTTDGTTLLGSDDKSGIAEIMTAVEYLVAHPEIKHGEIRVGFGPDEEIGVGADKFDVDDFNVDFAYTVDGGPLGEIQYETFSAAALEVDFMGRNVHPGTAKNQMINALQLAIDFHNQLPENERPENTEGYEGFFHLHGMEGTVEKAHSSYIIRDFEDGSFENRKKMVQEIADKMNAELGKESVIVNLHDQYYNMKKIIEKDMTPVELAKEVMEDLEIKPVIEPIRGGTDGSKISFMGIPTPNLFAGGENMHGRFEFVSLQTMEKAVDVIIGIVQK from the coding sequence ATGTCTTACGAAAATTTATTAAATCGTTTTTTAAGCTATGTGAAAGTGAATACGCGTAGTAATCCTGACAGTACTACAACACCTTCAACTCAGACTCAAGTTGACTTTGCATTAAACGTTTTGAAGCCTGAGATGGAAGCGGTTGGTTTGCAAGATGTACACTATTTGACAAATGGTTATCTTGTTGGTACTTTACCAGCTAACGATTCAACAAAAACACGAAAAATTGGTTTTATCGCACACATGGATACGGCTGATTTTAACGCTGAAGGTATCAAGCCACAAGTTATTGAAAATTATGCAGGTGGCGCTATTGAACTTGGTCAATCTGGTTATAACCTCAACCCAGAAGAATTTCCAAATTTAAATAATTACCTTGGTCAAACCTTGGTAACAACTGACGGAACAACCCTTCTTGGTTCTGATGATAAATCAGGTATCGCTGAAATCATGACAGCCGTTGAATACTTGGTAGCTCATCCTGAAATCAAACATGGTGAGATTCGTGTTGGTTTTGGTCCTGACGAAGAAATCGGTGTCGGTGCTGATAAATTCGATGTTGATGATTTCAACGTTGACTTTGCTTATACGGTCGATGGTGGACCACTTGGCGAAATTCAATACGAAACATTTAGTGCAGCTGCTTTGGAAGTTGATTTCATGGGACGTAATGTTCACCCAGGAACAGCTAAAAATCAAATGATTAACGCTTTGCAACTAGCGATTGATTTCCATAACCAATTACCAGAAAATGAACGCCCTGAAAATACAGAAGGCTATGAAGGATTTTTCCATTTACATGGTATGGAAGGTACTGTGGAAAAAGCACACAGCTCATATATTATCCGTGATTTTGAAGACGGCTCGTTTGAAAATCGTAAAAAAATGGTTCAAGAAATCGCTGATAAGATGAATGCTGAATTAGGTAAAGAAAGTGTTATTGTCAATCTTCATGACCAATACTACAATATGAAGAAAATCATTGAAAAAGACATGACACCAGTTGAACTTGCTAAGGAAGTCATGGAAGATTTGGAAATCAAGCCAGTTATCGAGCCAATTCGTGGTGGAACAGACGGTTCAAAAATCTCATTTATGGGAATTCCTACGCCAAACCTATTTGCAGGTGGTGAAAATATGCATGGTCGCTTTGAATTTGTCAGTCTTCAAACAATGGAAAAAGCTGTGGATGTTATTATCGGTATTGTCCAAAAATAA
- a CDS encoding Glycosyltransferase, with translation MKNILFVTPTTTFDNGAEISIFYLMKYLVAQGYNIYSVCQEIPSPRQDEHQKHYDEVGIKMIYLPAAKWWWEDAPGGKPGSKAHRVESYRRNIKEIGEIIEKYSINLVVSNTVNVFQGAVAAKLAGIPHYWLIHEFPEKEFSYYLDKCDFISEYSTEIFSVSGNLNNSLQQLFQNRKIGCFVPYTQIPDMELIKGDKVRIVSVGRINERKNQLELIKSFERLQTKEHSDLELVFIGPWDNDYKKVCQTYIDKRQLKNISFLGFKSNPWEYLTDKDICIFTSAQETFGLVYVEAILKGLPTILSDNLGHKTAYDIFEIGSMYHLGDIDELTDMIKSMLDNQETIYSQASQDKEKAKQLYSVETTYREIIEKIKNQDSSTSETPLRHISDLITLNTEPTKLERGARKVSHSLYRIKQKLRKQK, from the coding sequence ATGAAAAATATTTTATTTGTTACACCGACAACAACATTTGATAATGGTGCAGAAATATCTATTTTTTATCTAATGAAATACTTGGTAGCTCAAGGATATAATATTTATAGTGTCTGTCAAGAAATTCCTTCACCGCGGCAAGACGAACATCAAAAACATTATGATGAAGTTGGAATCAAGATGATATACCTTCCTGCTGCCAAGTGGTGGTGGGAGGATGCACCTGGTGGAAAACCAGGCTCTAAAGCACATCGTGTAGAATCTTATCGCCGAAATATTAAAGAAATTGGTGAAATCATTGAAAAATATTCCATTAATTTAGTTGTTTCAAATACTGTTAATGTCTTTCAAGGAGCAGTGGCAGCAAAACTTGCAGGTATTCCACATTACTGGTTGATTCATGAATTCCCTGAAAAAGAGTTTTCTTATTATCTTGATAAATGTGATTTTATTTCAGAGTATTCTACAGAGATTTTTAGCGTATCAGGAAATTTGAATAATAGTCTTCAACAATTGTTCCAAAATAGAAAGATTGGATGTTTTGTTCCTTATACTCAAATTCCAGATATGGAATTGATTAAGGGAGATAAGGTTAGGATAGTTTCAGTAGGTCGAATTAACGAACGTAAGAATCAACTTGAACTCATTAAGAGTTTTGAGCGTCTGCAAACAAAAGAACATTCTGATTTAGAACTTGTTTTTATCGGTCCATGGGATAATGATTATAAAAAAGTATGTCAAACCTATATTGATAAACGTCAGCTTAAAAATATTTCATTCTTAGGTTTCAAATCGAATCCTTGGGAATATTTAACGGATAAAGATATTTGTATTTTTACGTCTGCTCAAGAAACATTTGGTTTAGTTTATGTTGAAGCTATTTTAAAGGGGCTTCCGACAATTTTATCAGATAATTTAGGGCATAAAACAGCTTATGATATTTTTGAAATTGGCTCCATGTACCATCTTGGTGATATTGATGAATTAACTGATATGATTAAATCAATGTTGGATAATCAGGAAACTATTTATAGCCAAGCTAGTCAGGATAAAGAAAAAGCCAAACAACTTTATAGCGTTGAAACGACCTATAGAGAGATCATTGAAAAAATTAAAAATCAAGATTCATCAACATCCGAGACACCATTACGTCACATTTCTGATTTGATTACTTTGAATACAGAACCAACCAAACTTGAAAGAGGAGCGCGTAAGGTTAGTCACTCTCTTTATCGCATTAAACAAAAGTTAAGAAAACAGAAATAG
- the infC gene encoding Translation initiation factor 3: MKIIAKKDLFINDEIRVREVRLVGLDGEQLGIKPLSEAQAVADNANVDLVLIQPQATPPVAKIMDYGKFKFEYQKKSKEQRKKQSVVTVKEVRLSPVIDKGDFDTKLRNGRKFLEKGNKVKVSIRFRGRMITHKEIGAKVLAEFAERTQDIAIIEQRAKMDGRQMFMQLAPIPDKK; encoded by the coding sequence GTGAAAATCATAGCTAAGAAAGATCTATTCATTAACGATGAAATCCGCGTTCGCGAAGTTCGTCTCGTTGGTCTTGATGGTGAACAACTAGGAATTAAACCATTATCAGAAGCACAAGCTGTTGCTGATAACGCTAATGTTGACTTGGTTTTAATTCAGCCACAAGCTACGCCACCTGTTGCAAAAATTATGGACTATGGAAAGTTCAAATTTGAGTATCAAAAGAAAAGTAAGGAACAACGTAAAAAACAAAGCGTTGTGACTGTTAAAGAAGTTCGTCTTAGCCCAGTTATCGATAAAGGTGACTTTGACACTAAACTTCGTAATGGCCGTAAATTCCTTGAAAAAGGAAACAAAGTGAAAGTCTCAATTCGCTTTAGAGGTCGTATGATTACTCACAAGGAAATTGGAGCAAAGGTATTGGCGGAATTTGCAGAAAGAACGCAAGATATTGCTATTATTGAGCAACGAGCTAAGATGGATGGACGTCAAATGTTCATGCAACTTGCTCCAATTCCTGACAAAAAATAA
- the csbB gene encoding Bactoprenol glucosyl transferase, with translation MKKLSIVVPCYNEQETIYPFLEETQKVEQKLKNHLVFDYIFVNDGSKDETLNVLRDVASRFPNVHYLSFSRNFGKEAGLLAGLEAADGDLITVMDADLQDPPELLINMYQKILEGYDVVGTRRADRKGEPVIRSFFSKMFYKIINAVSDTEMVDGARDFRLMTRQVVDSILEFGEVNRFSKGIFSWVGYDVTYIAYENRERVAGETSWNFWSLLKYSMEGFINFSEAPLDLSLWAGTFSFILSILGILFIIVRKLTIGGSVTGWASLVCIILFIGGIQLLALGIIGKYISKIFLETKKRPVYIVKEKG, from the coding sequence ATGAAAAAACTATCTATCGTTGTTCCTTGTTACAATGAGCAAGAAACAATTTATCCATTTTTGGAAGAAACTCAAAAAGTTGAGCAAAAGTTGAAAAATCATTTGGTATTTGATTATATTTTTGTTAATGACGGTTCAAAAGATGAGACATTGAACGTATTGCGTGATGTTGCAAGTCGTTTTCCTAACGTTCATTATCTATCTTTCTCACGTAACTTTGGGAAAGAAGCAGGGCTTTTAGCAGGGCTTGAGGCAGCTGATGGTGATTTAATTACTGTTATGGATGCGGACTTACAAGATCCACCCGAGCTTTTGATTAATATGTATCAGAAGATTTTAGAAGGCTATGATGTTGTTGGAACACGTCGCGCCGACCGTAAAGGTGAACCAGTCATTCGTTCTTTCTTTTCTAAGATGTTTTATAAAATAATAAATGCTGTTTCAGATACTGAAATGGTAGATGGTGCGCGTGATTTCCGTCTGATGACTAGACAAGTTGTTGATAGCATTTTAGAATTTGGAGAAGTCAATCGTTTTTCAAAGGGAATTTTCTCATGGGTTGGTTACGATGTGACTTACATAGCTTATGAAAATCGTGAGCGTGTCGCTGGTGAAACATCATGGAACTTTTGGAGTTTATTAAAATACTCAATGGAAGGGTTCATCAACTTTTCTGAAGCACCACTTGATTTATCTCTTTGGGCAGGAACATTTTCTTTCATACTCTCAATTTTAGGAATTCTATTTATCATTGTTCGAAAATTGACTATTGGCGGTAGTGTCACTGGTTGGGCTAGTCTAGTTTGTATCATCTTGTTCATTGGTGGTATTCAACTGCTTGCTCTCGGAATCATTGGAAAATACATTTCCAAAATTTTCCTTGAAACCAAAAAACGTCCAGTTTACATCGTAAAAGAAAAAGGATAA